Genomic segment of Acidimicrobiia bacterium:
GGGTCAACGTGGTGACCGCCACCATCGGGGCGATTTCGATCGGGATCGGGATCGACTTCGCCATCCACTTCACCATGCGCTACCGGCAGGAGATGGCGACGGCCCGGACACGGCTCGAGGCGCTGGAGGCCGCCGGGACCGGCACCGGTGGAGCGCTGGCGGCGTCGGCGGCGTCGTCGATCATCGGTTTCGCCATCCTCGCCCTGGCGCCTATGCCGATGTTCGCCTCGTACGGGCTACTGACGGCGGTGATGATCGCCATGGCGCTGGCGGCTTCGCTGCTGGTGCTGCCCTCGCTGTTGATGCTGGTCACCCGCGACCCGGGAACCGCCTAGACCGCCCCGCCTTGCGTAGTGGCGATTTACTCGGAGATTCTCGAATGGCCACGGGATGGGATCCTGACAGCGCAACTCGAGGCACCCACCACGCCAATCGACGAAGTGCCCTGGATCGGCACCTCCGCGTTCGCTGCGTTCCGATTGCGCTGGCCACTCTGGGACCAATCGCATCCACACTGTTTGACCTCTGCCCGACGCCGCAGCGATGGCGGCGATCACCGCCCCGATTTCGTCACCATTGCCGGCGTAGCGGACCCCGCCCCCATCTACAGAGGAGTGCATAACACCGGGCTAATAGGTGATCTCGCCGACTCCATTCCGAGCCGATCCGGCAATATGCGCCCCCCGGCTAGACGCTTTCTCCACGAAGCGTCTACCTGGATTTCAACCTTTGTGCCAGGTCGATCAGTAGCTCGAGGTCCTGTTCGGAGAGCTCGTCGAGCAGTCCGATCAGCCGGCGTCGTTGGTCGGACGGACGATCGAAGTTGGCCGGCGCTGCCCTCATTGCCGATACCCGTTCACTGAAACCCATTTCGGGGGATCTTTGCTGAGGGGACAACAGCATCGTCTGCCCTTGGCGGCGTTCGGTCAGGTTGTCGGCGGCGGCGTGGATCTGGTGGGGTCGGAGACCGAGCGCTTCGGCCAACACGACCAGCACCGACGATGAGGGCGGTTTGTTGCCGTTCTCGATCTCGGCCAGATAGGAGTAGGAGATGCCGGCCCGGTCGGCCAGTTCCTTGCGTTCCACACCCTGTTCGGTGCGCAACAGTTTGATCGCCCGGCCGACCGCTTCTGAATAGCGGCGGCGGTTGCGGGACGGCTTGGCGGGTATCTCCATCAGCTCACACTACCCCAAACCTACTCCGTAGGAGTAGATTCTACGCTATTAGTGTGATATCATCACTGTCAGCGTCGCTCCCGGCGCAGGGTCCGCTCAGCCACAAGGAGGCAGTCATGTCCGCACCATCCCAGTCGCCGATTCACATCTCTGTCGTCCTCGACCGTTCCGGGTCGATGGCGTCCATCGCCGACGACATCGTTGGAGGTTTCAACGAGTACCTGGCCGAACAGAGACAAGTGGAAGGCAGGGTCCGGGTGACCCTGGCCCAGTTCGACTCCCAGGACCCCTTCGAAGTGCTCATCAGCGGGGTCGACCTCCGCGAGGTGACCGACCTCGACCGCTCCGAATACCGACCCCGGGGTTCCACTCCCCTCTTCGACGCCATCGGGCGGATGATCGCCAAGATCGACGCCGACTCCGCCGCCTACTCCGAGGTTGGCGCACCCGAAGAAGATCAGGTGGTGTTGATCGTCACCGACGGATACGAGAACGCCTCCCGGGAATACTCCCGGCAGATGATCTTCGACCTGATCGAAACCCGCCGCAGCCGCGGCTGGGTGTTCGTGTTCCTGGGAGCCAACCAGGACGCCTACGCCGAAGGCCGCACCATGGCCTTCTCACAAGCCAACTCTGGTGACTGGGCTGCGTCGCCCGAAGGGTCGAAGCAGATGTGGAAGGACCTCTCCTACTCGACCTCGGCGCACCGGGCCAAAGACAAGGCACGCAGAGCAATGGACGAAGCAGAGTTCCTCAAACGGCGCCGGGGCAACTGAGAGGGACGTGCTGCTGCGTAGATACGCAGTGTGGGGGCCCGCACGGGCCCCCACCGATCCTGTTCACTATCGGGCCTGCAGCTACGGTGTCGTAGTCGGATGTACCTTCAGGTTTCCGCCGGTGACTGTGCCACCTCCGGTGAAGCTCCCACAGCACGGGCGTTATCTTCAGTAATAGAGAAGAAACCCCGCATAACTAATCCGCCGGTCAGATTATGCGAAGAGGCTCCAGCTTCCTGGGATTTGCCGAAAGGCCCTTCCGAGAAGAAATGTCACACCTACCCCTTACTTTGTAGGAGTGAGCGGGAATCGGATCGATCAACCGGGGGCACCTTTGATGGTGTTGACCGGTCCGACGGAGTGTGGAGGACGGCTATGAGTGAGTGGGACAGGTCGGTCGAGTGTCCGGCGTGTGGAGGCAACCGTGTGGTGGAACAGATATACGGGCTGCCGGGCCCGGAGCTGTGGGAAGCGTCGGAAGCGGGCACCGTGACTCTTGGAGGTTGCGTGGTGGGGTTGGACGACCCGCCGCTCGGTTGTGCAGGATGCGGGGCCGGCGTGTGGCCGGACGGTCGTTTCCGACGGGCGGCGGGCGGGCATACCGTGCAAACTCTCACCCTGTCGGTCGGCGACGGCCCGGTCCGGAGCCGGCTCGAGGCCAGCGTCGACCCGTTCGGTGACCTGGTAATCACCGGGGAGAACAGCGGACCCGCAGTGGCGGCCCTGCTCGGCGAACCGACGGTGCGGTTCACCCTTTCGGTGGAACGCTCTTTCGTCGAGACGGTGGGAACCGCTCTTGTCGAGGAACTGATGCCGGACCTCGGTGAGGCGCTGGACTGGATGGACCGGCACCGGGTCGCCTACACGCTGTACCGGAGGCCGACCGGCGGAACCGTACACGGGATGCCGATGCCGGAAACGGCACTGGAACTCCCCGCCGAGGAACATCCCAAGCTCGTGTTGCTACTCCTCCGGGAGGCGTTCCGGTCCGGAGCAGTCACCACCGAAGCCCGGCTCCAGTCGCTGCTCGAACACTACGGCATCCCCGTCCGTTTCGAACTCGGCGCCAAACCCTAAACACCCAACGCGAAACAACATCGCAGCTCGCTCAGGCGACCGGCGAGTCCAGGAACCGGCCGGACCAGGGCGGGAACTGTTACAAGGACACGACCACCGACACAAGGCCAGTTAGGAGACAAATGAACAACACCAGAGCAGCAATCGCGACTGCACAGCTCATCAAGACCATCTCCATCGGAATCCGCCACCTGTCCAACGCCGTGGCGGTGCTAGCCGCCCACGCCGACGAAGAAACCAAAGCTGCGGTCCAGGCCATCTTCCAGAACATGACCGTCGAAACCCAGAAACTCAAGGCCACAATGGAAAAGCCGGTCGAGGAAACCCCCATCGACGAAGACAACCTCCACGCCGGGTTCTACCTGTAGCCCACCCGGGGAGAACACACGGATCAATCGGCCATCCATCAGCATCGCCTTCTTGTTGAGCCTTATCCACCAGGTAGACGCTTTTCGGTCGGATCGTCAACCCGGGAGTGACGCTCCTCCGCAAAGGCGAAGGTCACATTGTTGATCCCGATCCCTTAATGCTGTATAGTGTGCTGTATGTCAGCAACTCGTACCCAGGTTTATCTGACCGATGAACAGCGTAAACAAATCGACGCCCTCGCTGAAGCCAAAGGCGTAACGATGGCCGAGATCATCCGCCGCGCCCTCGACGTCTACCTCGAGGGCGAGCATCCCGATCCGGCAATGGCGCTTGCGGCAACTTTCGGAGCAGCACACGACGCCACCGTGCCTAGCCGAGATGAATGGGACCGTGGCTGACATACTCGTCGATACCGACGTCTTCATCGATCACCTCAGAGGCGCCCACCTACTCTCACCCGGCAAACACCGGTTGTACTACTCGGTAATCACCCGAGCTGAACTCTTCGCAGGTAATACCGCTTCGGACCTTGTGAGCACACTCTTGGCACCGTTTCGCGAGATTCCTGTTGAACGCGCAGTGGCAGAACGAGCCGGACGTATTCGCCGAGAGAGCGGCATTCGGCTCCCCGACGCCCTCATCGCTGCAACCGCAATCGAAAACGGGCTAGGCCTCGCTACTCGCAATCAAAGCGACTTCGATCGGGTTCGGAGTCTGCGCCTCCGCAATCTGAGCTAGCCACTCGCGGAAGTGCCGATCTACTCGGTTAGGCGACCGTTCGATCGGCTGCGGGTCTCGCAAACGGTCACGTCCGCCCCGGCCTGAGGTCTAGCGGGGGCTGCAGAGTTGTGGCCCCCGAACCTCGCCTACCCCGGCGGACGCTTTTCCCCAGAGGCGTCTTTCTCGGAGTCACGCTTTGCCATAGAGGCGTCTTTTTCGAAGTGACGCTTTCTGGGGAATCCGCCTCCCCCAGGTAGACGCTATTCCTGGCAGGGCTTCTACTGGCATGTCGGCTGTATCGCCACCCGGTGACGTTCGCTCCTGCAGGCCCCCGAGGTGGGCTTTTCGACAACGGAGCGGGGCGGGTCGGGGCGCACGGAGCACGTTGTAGCCGGCGACCCACTCGAGATTCTGCAGCATCTTGCGGGACCCGGCCGAGCCGGAGTCTCACCCGACCACCGACATGCCGTCCTCTTCGTCCTCGCAGTCGATGACCAGCATCTCGACCTAAACCCTGGTCACGAAGGCTCCCCAGTGGCCTCGATGGCGTGCTCATCGGACCATTGAACCCGGCTCAACTGGGTCGCTGGGAGCTACTGCTCGCGTAGCCAGGTGACGGCCGCAACGACTCTTCTGTGGTAGTCATCTCCTGGAAGCAGATCGAGTTTCTGGAATATCGACCGGGTGTGGGTCTCAACAGTCTTGGCGCTCATGAAGAGCGCTTCTGCGATTCCCTGGTTGG
This window contains:
- a CDS encoding vWA domain-containing protein, with the translated sequence MSAPSQSPIHISVVLDRSGSMASIADDIVGGFNEYLAEQRQVEGRVRVTLAQFDSQDPFEVLISGVDLREVTDLDRSEYRPRGSTPLFDAIGRMIAKIDADSAAYSEVGAPEEDQVVLIVTDGYENASREYSRQMIFDLIETRRSRGWVFVFLGANQDAYAEGRTMAFSQANSGDWAASPEGSKQMWKDLSYSTSAHRAKDKARRAMDEAEFLKRRRGN
- a CDS encoding CopG family transcriptional regulator; the encoded protein is MSATRTQVYLTDEQRKQIDALAEAKGVTMAEIIRRALDVYLEGEHPDPAMALAATFGAAHDATVPSRDEWDRG
- a CDS encoding helix-turn-helix domain-containing protein, whose translation is MEIPAKPSRNRRRYSEAVGRAIKLLRTEQGVERKELADRAGISYSYLAEIENGNKPPSSSVLVVLAEALGLRPHQIHAAADNLTERRQGQTMLLSPQQRSPEMGFSERVSAMRAAPANFDRPSDQRRRLIGLLDELSEQDLELLIDLAQRLKSR